A stretch of DNA from Chondrinema litorale:
CTGATTGAAAATAATATTCGACCAGTGGCTATTGGCAGAAAGAACTATTTGTTTGCTGGATCACATGAAGCAGCACAAAGAGCAGCTATGATGTACAGCATATTAGGCAGTTGTAAATTACACCAAATCAATCCATACGAATATCTGCAAGATATATTTGAAAGACTTCCAGAGCATCCAATCAACAAAATAAATGAGTTGCTACCACAAAACTGGAAATCCACGAGCTAATAAATCCTCTTATTTTTAGCATGTGCTACTTGATGGGGTGGATACATTTATAATGAGTATTTTCTTCATCTACTTTAGAAAAATTTTTTGATTTTTGATTCAAATTGTGTTCCTGATAAATTTTCTAATTTGAAGAATTTATAGAAGATAAAACAAGCAGGAAGGGTTAAAAAGAAGCTGCAAATTACAAAAGTGGCAATGCTACAAAACATAGCTAAGCTTTGTGAGCCAAGTTCACCGATATAATTTTCTGTGATGAAAAAAAGATAGGTAGCTTCTGAATACTCGTAAAAGCGAACGGTGGTTTCGTAGATGAGCCAAGCAGGATAAAAGTATTTTCTAATAGGTTCCCACCATTTTCCCCAAATTGATTTTAGTTGTGTATATCGTTCTTCCATTTGTAATTGTTTATTACAAAGGTCAAACTAATGGAAGTGGTATCATTTGATATAAATCAAATTCGGTTTTTAGGGTTTCTTATTCTACTCAAAGTTTCAAGCGTAATGCCCAAATAAGAAGCAATATGAGTGAGCGGAATTCTGTTTGTTATGTCAGGATAAATGGTTAATAGGTGCTTGTATCGTTCCTCCGCTTTGTTGAACTGAATGGTATATAGTCTTTCGCACAAACCTAGCATAGTTTCGGTCACCAC
This window harbors:
- a CDS encoding transposase domain-containing protein, with protein sequence MRGNRNNLIENNIRPVAIGRKNYLFAGSHEAAQRAAMMYSILGSCKLHQINPYEYLQDIFERLPEHPINKINELLPQNWKSTS